One Drosophila willistoni isolate 14030-0811.24 chromosome 2R unlocalized genomic scaffold, UCI_dwil_1.1 Seg167, whole genome shotgun sequence DNA segment encodes these proteins:
- the LOC6641827 gene encoding uncharacterized protein LOC6641827, with the protein MAKDLHAFEKMMMMTTKCVIIYMFLVSYGHVEGGTAVDVDNDDVSDMSPPSCIIHATLYKTPAIDRNPQDFGLPMDIDCTGNNNSARNEQFFDQSAQRVSGKNHVNLDGRQTPTLGSTSYGLEYLDNCLEMESLVIEGFKGDATLRLECLGSASLDKLEDITLQNNEFATLYGQSFEKVENLKRLQLIQNSLKYIESLENCDNMEELSILDETKLILGDAEILENLISLRKLNIKRIGKVKSEFFSSFNQSTQLRELSLEDVIIEPSHLLLETNSTELINLKLINCNLTSFGLEQWETSHLTHVNLSGNYLKDFSLTYEEGSSALISLDLSRNNLSSLNKNWFSDMNHLQYLFLTRNHLHQLSLREIMKFYPLSLMHIDLSWNNLMDLKETDKVNLQPSRQLQILIDNNPWSCQWLLNFSHTQPQLFRLFQYAKFISQINVNGLSCRPEEPKTLNTSAIYVHRQPHAHPHSNVSTFTVIYGNPMDYHRSQRSGALIIVFMLPLGIALLFLLLYLYLHCERLFHLSYYLSSFSCFGMDKSSSRPRFIDQVDIVRYPMANGNGNGNCESELVPDGYETPVSGAASICNCSGQRQSNCSRIHHVTYETLPYQLYAEIKEPEEQNDDECEAREKNITPSSTAPIYDHLSFVQEDELTSSTKKKLEEIA; encoded by the coding sequence ATGGCAAAAGATTTGCATGCCTTCgaaaagatgatgatgatgacgacaaaGTGCGTCATTATCTATATGTTCCTTGTCTCGTATGGGCACGTGGAAGGAGGAACAGCTGTTGATGTGGATAATGATGACGTCTCGGATATGTCACCACCATCTTGCATCATACATGCCACTCTATATAAAACGCCGGCCATAGACAGAAATCCACAAGATTTTGGTTTACCCATGGATATCGATTGTACTGGAAATAATAATAGTGCCAGAAATGAGCAATTTTTCGATCAATCCGCGCAGCGAGTGTCTGGCAAGAATCATGTTAACTTGGATGGTCGTCAGACTCCAACTTTGGGCTCCACTAGTTATGGTCTCGAGTATTTGGATAATTGCCTGGAAATGGAAAGTCTAGTTATTGAAGGATTCAAAGGTGATGCAACACTAAGATTAGAATGCCTTGGATCTGCTTCCTTGGATAAACTGGAAGATATTACCCTGCAAAATAATGAATTTGCTACCCTGTATGGTCAGAGTTTTGAAAAGGTTGAGAACCTCAAGAGACTTCAATTGATACAAAACTCTCTAAAATATATAGAGAGTTTGGAAAATTGCGACAATATGGAAGAATTAAGTATACTCGATGAAACTAAATTGATTTTAGGAGATGCAGAGATCTTGGAGAATCTAATAAGTCTAAGAAAACTAAACATAAAACGTATAGGGAAAGTGAAAAGTGAATTTTTCTCGAGTTTCAATCAATCTACTCAACTTAGAGAACTTTCTCTAGAAGACGTCATTATAGAACCTTCTCATCTATTATTGGAAACAAACTCAACAGAATTGATTAATTTGAAGCTAATAAATTGTAATCTGACCAGTTTTGGACTAGAACAATGGGAAACAAGCCATTTAACTCATGTGAATCTGAgtggaaattatttaaaagacTTTAGTTTAACTTATGAAGAGGGAAGCTCTGCCCTTATCTCTTTGGATTTGAGTCGCAATAATTTGAGCAGCTTGAATAAGAATTGGTTCTCAGATATGAATCATTtacaatatttgtttttaacacGAAATCATTTGCATCAACTTTCTCTGCGggaaataatgaaattctaCCCCTTATCCCTCATGCATATTGATTTAAGTTGGAACAATTTGATGGATCTGAAAGAGACAGATAAGGTAAACCTACAGCCAAGCAGACAATTGCAAATACTGATCGATAACAATCCATGGAGCTGTCAATGGTTACTCAATTTTAGTCATACACAACCGCAATTGTTTCGCCTTTTTCAATATGCCAAATTCATATCACAAATCAATGTCAATGGTCTGAGTTGTAGACCAGAAGAACCCAAGACGCTGAATACTTCAGCGATTTATGTGCATCGACAACCTCATGCCCATCCGCATTCGAATGTCTCCACTTTCACCGTAATCTATGGCAATCCCATGGATTATCATCGCAGTCAACGTTCTGGTGCCTTAATCATAGTCTTTATGCTGCCGCTGGGCATTGCTCTGCTCTTCCTATTACTCTATCTTTATCTTCATTGCGAACGTCTCTTTCATTTATCATATTATCTATCGAGTTTCTCCTGTTTCGGCATGGACAAATCATCAAGTCGTCCGCGTTTCATCGATCAAGTCGACATTGTACGTTATCCCATGGCCAACGGTAATGGGAATGGAAATTGTGAATCTGAATTAGTGCCCGATGGTTATGAAACGCCTGTGAGTGGTGCCGCATCTATATGCAATTGCTCGGGGCAGAGACAATCGAATTGCTCGAGAATCCACCATGTCACCTATGAAACTTTACCATATCAGCTCTATGCTGAAATCAAAGAACCAGAAGAGCAAAATGATGATGAATGCGAGGCGAGAGAAAAGAACATCACACCAAGCTCCACGGCTCCCATCTACGATCATTTGTCGTTTGTTCAAGAGGATGAGTTGACATCTTCCACAAAGAAAAAGCTAGAGGAGATTGCTTAA
- the LOC6641828 gene encoding protein Spindly-A, which yields MSSNLDFNSLTTDDIVYEYKILHTRHQQLKEQSEEDAQRIHELKRNLDTALAAEAYLTQELEQLNACGGGGPAQNTQHGIEQELDEMRKRYKTLLEEHENLQQEYDNQGQEVEKLKSKLKQSEKDLEGKVAQQLAHVHDECQERFGVLETENSELMQKLFEYEQAKVKQTFEVADKERNMAILEDQVSCLEQNLKCKRDELEEKIQLLESCQEQLVEANAKIAMLSSSPNENDRKGNSLFAEVDDQRQAMRQLLAAQKKSYLDMKKVYSDSKFEIHRLKRENSAMHKELDTCSNIFCSADRTYQNKLNERIRQLMKQNDSLEKQLNISQKRLRELANEKSVTWLDSMMDFCKRETGDLKSQLHALRIQKAAEEEQMRNVQQQMARWRFECLKSRCVVIDRENLLTEHKISFKSMQAMEFNIKEEELKVAQPRIVPKRHNPTVSTEIIVLDTPIKPKIEVINELPVRVVQLEVQDQSINEDIKPVEIAKPLKKGTPVKSRLGLMKIKREQQLTHDVNDSKDTAKESFQTSSPGKCAEIKSEDLVTQDENNSKGPQEDKHITKESFQASSAEIKSENVAIALDNVINQTEDDKDSGEFIASPSKPQQKGTPIKLRPGHKINVRPNEELFPEVKPNAKGTPVKRHELQLSDSEENDQISPAKPLRKGTPMKALFSTEATTETGCSQDIRSILNKKRNIFGDDTNKAVHFSSSQPIVHQISSCESEAKENESPMQTTKNEDSKDIKPFNKVKPNIIRRIVVSSRKAPK from the exons ATGTCCAGCAATTTGGATTTCAATTCTTTAACAACAGACGACATTGTGTACGAGTATAAAATCTTGCACACTCGTCATCAACAGCTGAAAGAACAGAGTGAGGAAGATGCGCAACGTATTCACGAATTAAAGAGGAATTTGGACACGGCTTTGGCAGCCGAAGCGTATCTGACCCAAGAACTTGAACAGCTCAATGCTTGTGGAGGAGGTGGCCCAGCCCAAAATACGCAACATGGCATAGAGCAAGAACTGGATGAGATGAGGAAAAGATATAAAACTCTTCTTGAAGAACATGAAAATCTGCAACAGGAATATGATAACCAAGGGCAGGAGGTGGAAAAGTTGAAGAGCAAGTTGAAGCAATCGGAAAAGGATCTTGAGGGTAAAGTGGCTCAACAACTAGCCCATGTCCATGATGAATGTCAGGAACGTTTTGGAGTCTTGGAGACGGAGAATTCCGAGTTAATGCAAAAACTATTCGAGTATGAACAGGCCAAGGTGAAACAGACCTTTGAAGTCGCTGATAAGGAG AGAAATATGGCCATTCTTGAGGATCAGGTCAGTTGTTTGGAGCAGAATCTAAAATGCAAACGAGATGAATTGGAGGAAAAAATTCAGCTACTGGAAAGCTGCCAGGAGCAATTGGTCGAAGCAAATGCCAAAATTGCAATGCTTTCGAGTTCTCCCAATGAGAATG ATCGAAAGGGCAATTCGCTATTTGCCGAGGTCGATGATCAACGTCAGGCCATGAGACAGTTGCTGGCTGCTCAAAAGAAAAGCTATTTGGATATGAAGAAAGTCTATTCCGATAGCAAATTTGAAATTCATCGCCTGAAGAGAGAGAATAGTGCCATGCATAAAGAACTGGATACGTGTAGCAACATTTTCTGCAGTGCAGATCGTACCTATCAAA ATAAACTAAATGAACGCATTCGACAGTTGATGAAGCAAAATGATAGTCTGGAGAAACAGCTTAATATATCACAAAAGCGTCTGCGAGAATTGGCTAATGAGAAATCGGTGACTTGGCTTGATTCCATGATGGACTTTTGCAA ACGCGAAACGGGTGACTTGAAGTCCCAATTGCATGCCCTTCGTATACAAAAGGCCGCTGAAGAGGAACAAATGCGAAATGTTCAACAGCAAATGGCAAG ATGGCGATTCGAGTGTCTGAAAAGCCGTTGCGTTGTTATTGATCGGGAGAATTTGCTGACAGAgcacaaaatttcatttaaatccATGCAGGCCATGGAGTTTAATATCAAAGAGGAGGAACTGAAGGTTGCTCAACCACGTATTGTTCCAAAAAGACATAATCCAACTGTGTCAACTGAAATCATTGTATTGGATACGCCCATTAAACCGAAAATTGAGGTGATAAATGAACTTCCAGTAAGGGTGGTTCAACTGGAAGTGCAGgatcaatcaataaatgaAGATATCAAACCTGTAGAGATTGCCAAACCCCTTAAAAAAGGCACACCCGTAAAATCACGTCTAGGCTTGATGAAAATTAAGCGTGAACAACAACTAACACACGATGTAAACGATTCTAAGGACACTGCAAAGGAATCATTTCAGACTTCAAGTCCTGGCAAATGTGCTGAAATTAAAAGTGAGGATTTAGTAACACAAGATGAAAACAATTCCAAAGGACCCCAAGAGGATAAACATATCACAAAAGAATCATTTCAAGCTTCAAGTGCTGAAATTAAAAGTGAGAATGTAGCTATTGCCTTGGATAATGTTATAAACCAGACAGAAGACGACAAAGATTCCGGGGAGTTTATAGCATCGCCATCAAAGCCACAACAAAAGGGCACACCCATTAAGCTACGTCCGGGTCATAAAATCAACGTAAGACCCAACGAAGAGCTATTTCCAGAGGTAAAACCCAATGCAAAGGGGACTCCTGTAAAGCGACATGAATTGCAGCTAAGTGACAGTGAGGAAAACGATCAAATTTCACCTGCAAAACCTTTGCGTAAAGGTACACCCATGAAGGCGTTATTCTCAACAGAGGCCACAACCGAAACAGGTTGCAGTCAGGACATACGTTCCATTTTAAATAAGAAACGCAACATCTTTGGCGATGATACGAACAAGGCGGTTCACTTTAGCTCTTCTCAGCCCATTGTACACCAGATAAGTTCCTGTGAGTCTGAAGCTAAGGAGAACGAATCGCCAATGCAGACAACTAAGAATGAAGACAGTAAGGACATTAAGCCGTTCAACAAAGTGAAGCCAAACATCATCAGACGCATTGTGGTGAGTTCTAGGAAGGCACCCAAAtga
- the LOC6641829 gene encoding protein SMG8 has translation MIMDYHSWVYPNIPEDANRQLLKLGDSLVVVGVLGRSRNRHANKMQAFDMKPNSSNYQPIEGQILCYFTPGTSTLFLHFETPWDEVILSKLLLEEKDPEKFDFDQFYETTRNRFIRHMTLALHVCHILVYVETAQIFDMKLVTIFQLLKQVREQQIMQFAPQLLAELPLVGRGVKCRLCTPRILFLFENYPHDEEKTKETISAYEFQTEDSIYQLLRHHNIVTNSSSSSLLALPNNKQFVFYNAYEDLHPDRLLQAIDSLNRAIQKTDLKEDEEDLEILELSPFEGFVKPFGEFPVSRAILLNPKDEEEQYKKDHTAWHFLQRHVQDALQNCFDEGSFKQGSPQGQQFQRLNINDWHKWMDNLYKILIANVANSNYETNNEDYRVYLRNFDQSLNYERKFWLHLCELGLKKGISCYKHSVPAFYGQETHDKLLAEAILAFEEEGRGPPSEATRAKLSAICLKYWQDGRQQCEQLSLRRHPCTQAKEAPHEKHASGIIHVSSCNCGRTQGRREDPFTLRQANYEFYEYMAQICNLCVKVKQYQFPIFEPSVSDYRAAAFEAAFPLLHGGKPNAEGGEQAAGACEEDEQLTNGCSQPLSATFGSDLNMSIGDFDSLLEGSQVEEPEISYGSADEDDEESLSNTNESLSENTENELVLQFKGPQKAANNDDELDETETIVQSSGGYSNSTTEYLPGLVHTFSNPSLLPMFPSWSLACVGPSSIYSHNTGLQEHFQSGFLSGANFLLPWDVHVRLVQAQKNQHHLQQMGKKHLQRYRKSHLSGGDRLTLKIFVGFEYECSRGHRFMMCSPERVLRGGADIERDTSHKVVHQNMPLYYPCPCRSQSNYLAQLMRIHVVTPKAPVNIILDPRVCVGQYTFTLGTVSPPRLSQSAYWMLRLPYVYQGDDNLLTPPQKLEADDILSGGYLLAGMFGVAETEANATSAPTLDTPATANFMRI, from the exons atgataatgGATTATCATAGTTGGGTCTATCCGAATATTCCCGAGGATGCTAA ccGCCAACTGTTGAAGCTGGGTGATTCTCTAGTTGTGGTTGGTGTCCTGGGACGCTCCCGCAATAGACATGCTAATAAAATGCAAGCTTTTGACATGAAACCAAACAGTTCGAATTATCAGCCAATTGAAGGGCAAATTTTGTGCTATTTTACGCCAGGCACCTCGACTTTATTCCTGCATTTCGAGACACCATGGGATGAGGTAATCCTTAGTAAACTATTGCTGGAAGAGAAGGACCCGGAGAAATTTGATTTCGATCAGTTCTATGAAACGACACGAAATCGTTTCATACGTCACATGACACTGGCGCTCCATGTTTGCCATATACTCGTCTATGTGGAGACGGCTCAAATATTCGATATGAAATTGGTGACAATTTTTCAGCTGTTGAAGCAAGTGAGAGAACAGCAAATCATGCAATTTGCTCCACAACTCTTAGCGGAGCTTCCTTTAGTAGGTAGGGGTGTAAAATGTCGACTATGCACACCCAGaattctttttctctttgaGAATTATCCACACGATGAGGAGAAAACAAAGGAGACCATATCCGCATATGAATTTCAAACGGAGGATTCCATCTATCAGCTGCTACGCCATCATAACATAGTGACAAATAGCTCCTCATCCTCATTATTGGCATTGCccaataataaacaatttgttttctaTAATGCCTATGAGGATTTGCATCCAGATCGTTTGCTCCAGGCCATTGATTCCCTAAATCGAGCCATACAGAAGACAGATCTCAAAGAGGATGAGGAAGATTTGGAAATTTTAGAATTGTCACCCTTTGAGGGTTTTGTGAAGCCCTTTGGCGAATTCCCAGTAAGTCGTGCCATCTTACTTAATCCAAAAGACGAAGAAGAGCAATATAAAAAGGATCATACAGCTTGGCATTTTTTGCAACGACATGTCCAGGATGCATTGCAAAATTGCTTCGATGAGGGCTCATTCAAACAGGGTTCGCCGCAAGGACAACAATTTCAAAGGTTAAATATCAATGATTGGCACAAGTGGATGGATAATCTATATAAAATACTTATAGCAAATGTGGCAAACTCGAACTACGAGACCAACAATGAAGATTAT CGTGTATATCTTCGCAACTTTGATCAGAGCTTAAACTATGAGAGAAA ATTCTGGTTACATTTGTGTGAATTGGGCTTGAAAAAGGGAATATCGTGTTATAAGCATTCTGTTCCTGCTTTCTATGGCCAGGAAACCCATGACAAATTGCTGGCTGAAGCAATCTTAGCCTTCGAAGAGGAAGGCCGTGGTCCACCATCAGAAGCTACGCGTGCCAAACTCTCggcaatttgtttaaaatattgGCAAGATGGGCGACAACAATGCGAACAGTTGAGTCTGCGTCGTCATCCATGTACCCAGGCTAAAGAGGCGCCACATGAGAAGCACGCTAGTGGAATAATTCATGTCTCTAGTTGCAATTGCGGTCGCACTCAGGGTAGACGTGAGGATCCATTTACCTTGAGGCAGGCCAATTATGAATTCTACGAGTATATGGCTCAAATATGCAATCTTTGTGTCAAAGTTAAACAATATCAATTTCCGATATTTGAGCCATCGGTCAGTGATTATAGAGCGGCAGCATTCGAGGCAGCATTCCCATTGCTGCACGGTGGCAAACCCAACGCTGAGGGGGGTGAGCAAGCTGCTGGAGCCTGTGAAGAGGATGAACAACTAACAAATGGCTGCTCTCAACCATTGTCGGCCACATTTGGTTCAGATTTAAACATGTCCATTGGCGATTTTGATTCCCTGCTTGAGGGTTCGCAAGTAGAAGAGCCAGAGATTTCTTACGGCTCGGCGGATGAGGACGATGAGGAATCATTATCGAACACCAACGAATCTTTAAGTGAAAATACAGAAAACGAATTGGTATTACAATTTAAAGGTCCTCAGAAGGCGGCAAACAATGATGACGAACTGGATGAAACAGAAACCATAGTCCAAAGTTCGGGAGGCTATTCGAATTCCACAACCGAATATCTACCCGGTTTGGTGCACACCTTCAGTAATCCCAGCCTGCTGCCTATGTTTCCCAGCTGGTCATTGGCCTGTGTGGGTCCCAGTTCCATTTACAGTCATAATACGGGACTGCAGGAGCATTTCCAAAGTGGTTTTCTTTCGGGAGCCAATTTCCTGTTACCCTGGGATGTTCATGTTCGATTGGTGCAGGCACAAAAGAATCAACATCACCTACAACAAATGGGTAAAAAGCATTTGCAACGCTATCGGAAATCTCATTTATCTGGTGGCGATCGTTTGACGCTGAAAATCTTTGTGGGCTTTGAATATGAATGCTCGCGTGGACATCGCTTTATGATGTGCAGTCCGGAGCGGGTGCTGCGAGGTGGTGCAGATATCGAAAGGGATACATCCCACAAGGTGGTCCATCAGAATATGCCCCTCTATTATCCCTGCCCGTGTCGCAGTCAATCCAATTATTTGGCCCAATTGATGCGCATTCATGTGGTCACGCCCAAGGCTCCGGTTAACATTATTCTCGATCCCCGCGTGTGTGTTGGCCAATACACCTTTACTCTGGGCACCGTTTCCCCCCCGCGTCTATCACAAAGTGCATATTGGATGCTTCGTTTACCCTATGTCTATCAGGGTGATGATAATTTGTTGACGCCCCCACAAAAACTGGAAGCTGATGATATCCTGTCGGGTGGCTATTTATTGGCTGGCATGTTTGGTGTGGCAGAAACGGAAGCAAATGCCACATCTGCACCTACTTTGGATACGCCAGCGACTGCAAATTTCATgagaatataa